In Candidatus Manganitrophus noduliformans, the genomic stretch TCCGGATGAAATGAAAAAAGGGGATTGCTGCTCCGCAAAAAGGCTCGCAGGACAGCGCATCACGGAGATACCCGGAGCCGAAAAGAGAGACGAGAGAATAGAGGAAGAGCCGATGTGGGGACCTCTCTGCCGGGTTGTCGGGCAGCTGAATCTTTCCGCATTTATGTATATGGGCCGGGTGCAGGCCGGGGAGAAGAGGATCTTTCTCTATAAACATATTCTCACACGGCGCTATCTGAATTTGGACAGTGGGGGGAAGGCCTATCGGTATGACTCGGGCGCCTACATCCAGATCGATTTAGATGAAGCCCTCGCTCGCGCGTTCGGATCCCACGATTAATACATTGTGTCAGAGATCAACTGAAGATCGCGCCACGAGATCATTCAGGAGTGACAAGAGCATGCTCAATAATCATTTGAACAATAACAGATCCATGCGGATCGATTCCCTGATGAAGGGAATGCCATGCTCCTCGATCGTCTTTGCAAGGGATGCGCAGATGCTTGAGCAGCTGATTGTCGGGTTGGACCATCAAAAATCCAGGACGGTGCTGCTCTTTGATCCGGGGAATCCGAAATCGGTCAGGGTCGATCCCCTTTTTCTGGCGGATTCCGAAACATTGGATTGGATCGCTTCCTTCTTTTACCGATCGCAGCCGACCTCTTTGAGTGATGACCAAGGCCTGTTTCGAGACCTGCTCGATATCGCAGTCGGCGGACCCGTTCAGGAGGCGACATTGCCCGGAGTTTATGCGCTGGCAGGTTTGGGACCCGAGGAATTGAAGCGTCTTTTTTCATTGAGGGGACGGCCCGAACATATCCGCTTCCTTACCCGCTTCAATCGACTCTCGTTTTCCGCCCAAAAGGAGGGATTGGATCGGATCTGCCGGTCTCTCTCTTTTCTTGGGGACTCTCAGATCGCCGCGGCCTTCTCCCGTGCGGAACTGTATCTGCCGATCCTCTTCTCAGAGCCCATATTGCTTGCGATCGCCGTATCACCCGCTTATTCGGATGTCAATAGAATCCTCCCCTTCCTTTTTCAATGGACACTTCATCAGATCCTCATACGGCGATCCAAGCCGGATGACCTACCCCTCTTCATTGATCTGGGAGGGCTTGCTCCTCCTGAAGGCCGCCTCCTGAACGCCCTGGGAGAGAAGTGCGTGGGTCTTCTTTCTCTTTCGGATCAGGGGGAGTCCGCTTGTCCGATTCCCCCGCAGGGGGTTTTCCTAAACGAATTTGCGTTCCTGAGTTTCAAAAAGAAGCCGAAGCCTTGGAGATTTCCATTCTTTAAATTCCTTAGGAGAGGATAAACCATGAGTCAATTTGAGGCAATGCGGGATGGCGTGTTATCAGGATCGATATTCCCAATCGTAATCGGGGTTCTGATTCTGCTCTGCGTCGGGATCGGCCTGAGAAGAAAACCCCGTCTGCGGGGCAGCGGAAAGTTCGCCGGCGCGACCGATATCGTCCGTAGTTTCGGGGATTGGAGCCGGTATCCTCTTTCTCTCTTTGCGACCCTTCTGATTTATGCGTTCTTGCTTGTCGCGGTCGGATACATCCTCTACGCATTATGGGGATGGGATGGTCTTACCGGAAGAACATGGCTGACAACGATTTTCATCGAGCTCTTCCTGATCGCGATTATCCTCTACCGGCTGATCCTGCTCGATCGACTGCGGGCGGTCAACCGCTATCCGTTCGGGCAGATCCGGTATCTTGGTTTTAAAGTCACTCTCTGGCTGCCGGAGAAAGACCGCTTCGAGCACATCAAGATCCAGGGCCGCGCCGGCGTCGGCAAGACCACAGGATTCATGTTCCCCGGCCTCATCAGCGACGCGGCGGGGGAATGCTCCGTGGTGGCGCTGGACGTCAAATCGCCGGAACTCTTCGATACGGTCGCAGGCGCCTGGTGTGCGAAGGGGAAGAAGGTGATTCTCTGGGATCCTTATCATCCCGACTGCATCGGTTTTGAGCCCCTGGCCACGGCGACCCCGGACACCCTGACCCGGATCGAGGAGTCGGTCTACGGCAAACGGGACACCGGCGCCGACCCCCAGACGGTCTTCTTTGACGACCAGGAACGGCGGCTATTTCGCCTTTGCTGTCAGCTGGTCCAGACCTACAAGGATCCAAGGCAGTGCAACCTGCCGATGGTTCATCAGCTGGCTCTTCGGGGGGTGCCTGCGATGGAATCGGCCGTGACCTATTGTCGCAATCCTCAGCTTCAGGAGGAGTTCAACCACCTCTTCTCCAATCGCCAGCGGGTACAGGATCTGCTCGGCGGGATGCTCAACAAGCTCGACATGTTCTCC encodes the following:
- a CDS encoding type IV secretory system conjugative DNA transfer family protein, whose protein sequence is MSQFEAMRDGVLSGSIFPIVIGVLILLCVGIGLRRKPRLRGSGKFAGATDIVRSFGDWSRYPLSLFATLLIYAFLLVAVGYILYALWGWDGLTGRTWLTTIFIELFLIAIILYRLILLDRLRAVNRYPFGQIRYLGFKVTLWLPEKDRFEHIKIQGRAGVGKTTGFMFPGLISDAAGECSVVALDVKSPELFDTVAGAWCAKGKKVILWDPYHPDCIGFEPLATATPDTLTRIEESVYGKRDTGADPQTVFFDDQERRLFRLCCQLVQTYKDPRQCNLPMVHQLALRGVPAMESAVTYCRNPQLQEEFNHLFSNRQRVQDLLGGMLNKLDMFSDSKIAAGFSRPDLDLDILFREPTLLIIASPQSNPKSRLGAAILLRSVMLKIFERPTREKGLPIFFYLDEFYNLHLPEMPDFVNTARSTRTGVITFMQTHEQLYQYKRHEIGSLSINQKLQIYLQGCDIAHCKELSERLGKTLIKDKRVSRAFGRRSNTTVSYLEAPLMTPDSIQMLPNDVALCFTGDLRPFLVKRLFSYKTPEFKSRTRLPASAYRPCAEPLSAPSYRDLPDQGPLEASAPFAGPVSPQRPSDSVGF